The Oncorhynchus clarkii lewisi isolate Uvic-CL-2024 unplaced genomic scaffold, UVic_Ocla_1.0 unplaced_contig_13881_pilon_pilon, whole genome shotgun sequence sequence TATCGATAAAAAATGACCAACAATCCAGCAACATGTTTACTTTCATGAGTCATGGCCAGTCTGATCTGTCCAAGGAAAAGGCTTTGAACAAGGATAATAAACAATAAATCTAACAAATAGGTTTAGAAACCATAAATGGAGTTTTGGACAATTCCCCTTCATGTACTGATGTTCTAGGACAGAGAATATCTATTCAAAATAGTATCAGGCAGCTTTCACATCACAGGAGAGTGACGTGAAATCCCATGCACAAGCACACAGCCGCAGATGTTCTGTGTGGGAGTCTAACCTCTTGCATCACGCTCACTCTGAATTATCTTTGGTTCACACTGCTGCTCATTTCACCGCAGtctatttaaaaatgtattaagttACAATGTTTATTAGTTATAATAAATTGGGTGCTTTGAGCactgaatactgattggctgaaagccgtggaaaaagaccgtataccacaggtatgacccaaaaatatttttactgctctaattgtgTGGGTAACcggtttataacagcaataaggcacctcagaggTTTGTAGCATATGGCCATTATACCACGGCTAAGTGCTGTATCCAGGGGCTCCGTTGTACATAAGAACAACCTTTCACCTTGGtacagtatattggccatataccacaccggcttgggccttattgcttaattataccagTCCCATTCAAATAGGGCTCAAGATACTCACTGTACAACACATTTATACAGGTGCTTTATCTCTTCCTCATGCGTCTCTTGTAATTCATTGATTTTCTCAGTGAGTTTTGTTTTATCATGACCATATAGAGCATTCAAAAGATCATACTCCACTTTGTGCTTTAATATcagtttctccttctcttcttcatgTTGATCCAATAGTTTTTGGAAGTCATTTTCATATTTCTCTTTAAAGGTATTCATTTCCTCTGCAAGTCTTCTGGCCTCTTGTTCATATTTATCCATCATTTCTTTTGTTTTTCTTTCATAATCTGCCCTCATTTCTTTCCATTTCTTCTCTTCTTGTTCTCTCCTGACTTTatcttccttctccttcctcctgttTTCTTCTTCACGTTCTTGGTGAAATGTTTCCTCCAGTTTTCTTAGTCTtagtctctcctccactcttctaTTTACATCCTCTTGAATTCTTCTTTCATGTTCCTCTCCACGttctctctcccactgctctcGTTGCgttgtcattttgtctgtcaactctctcctcttttcttcaaAGTCTTTTTCTATTCGTTCTCTTTCTTTCTGCTCGGTTTCTCTCCTCTGATCTTCTGATTCCTTCATCTTTATTCtatctcgttccctctctctttcaaactcctctctcaatctcctctGTTTTTCCTCTTGTTCTACAAGAGTTTGTACCTCCTTCTGTCTCCTCAGCCTTTCTTCTTCctgttgtctgtctctttctttcttcaactgttcctcccattcctctttttCACTACGCATTACTTCTTGGAGTTCTGTTTGACCTTTCTCTGCTTCCTCTATTTTTCTTTGCCACTCttgtctttcttcctcttccttctttctcctctcatcctcttctttTTGTCTCATTTTAATTTCTTCCTCCTGTTCCCTTTTTAGTTTATCAAACTTCCATTCCTGATTTATTTGCCGttcttctctgtctttctcttcttttctcAGTTTTTCAATCCTCATGTTAtattcttcttccttttcttttTGGAGGTTTTTCAACTTTATTTCCTGAGTTTTTATCTCTTTTTCCATCTTCTCTTTTTCTGTGTCCCATATTTCTTTTTTCAACTTTTCATCCTCTTtcctttttttgtcctccaactCTCTTTCTTCCTTCTCTGCTTTCTCCTTGTCTCCATGCTCTTTTCGAatagcttcctctctctctctcaacatgttTTCTCTCAGCTGTCTTTCCCGCTGAACTTTCAATCTCTCCTCTTCCAACTTTGACTTCATCTTTTCCATGTCTGATTCATGTCCGACCTTCAGTTTCTCCATGTCAGCCTTtatctccgcctctctctccttcagtatTGCTTCCTGTTTTTGTTTAATGGCTGCCTCTGCCTCCTGGAACATCTCATTGGTGTAGAAACTGCCCTTGTTCATGGACACCATTTTGTTCATCTTCTTAATCAGCTCAGTGACCTGTGTGCAGTTATtatcgttgttgttgttgaagacaTGGAATCTGTCTCCACAATCTCTGATCAGTTTATGCAGTTTGGCAATCTTGCTTTCCCCAATGTAATCTTGAATTGATTCATTTTTCAAGTCACCTCCTCTAGTAAACAGAACTAAGCAAAACATTCCTGCCCGTGGACCAAAGGTTTTCTCTATGAGGTCCAAAGTGTCTAGCTCCTCTTTCGTGATTCTCCCGATAGtcaacactatgataaacacatggGGTCCAGGAGCTGACAGGGAAACACATTTCACTATCTCTTTCTGAACATCTTTATTAGACAATGTTGTGTCAAAAAGACCAGGTGTGTCCACCACAGAAACTGTTCTTCCATCAACTTTGCCGACTGCCTTCTTACAAACTGTTGTCACAGAATCAGTGCTGGATTTAGACTTAAATTCATCTCTGCCCAGGATAGTGTTTGCAGAGGAGCTCTTCCCATTGCCAGTTTTCCCAATCAGCACCACCCGTATGCACTCTGTGCTGGAACACTCCATTTCAGCACCTACAAATTAAATAATAAATGATAAGATATGAATGTTAATTACTGCATGAACTGATATTGAAATCAACATTGAAGGTTCATAGTGTTAAATCATTGCTTTCCCAATCACCCCCCAGTATTTGTTCCTCCCTGTGTTCAACAAACTCACCTTGTGACATGTTCCTGATTCTCTCCTCTAAATCCTTGATTCTTCTGTTTTGGTCCAGTTCTGATTGGTGTTTAGCCTCCATGTACATGTACAGAGTGTAGCAGGTTCTGTTCTGATCCATCATTTTGACTATTTCTGTTACAAGTTCTGTCGTCTGCTTAGCATTCCCAGTCTTCGAAGCATCAAAGATTTTAAACCGCCCTCCGCATATCTTGATCAGTTGCTTTGTGTCTGCATTTTGTTCCACAAAGTCAACTGCAGTTTTATCAACTGGAATGTTATCCTGTCTAAACAGGACCATGACAAAGTCATTGACTCGTGAGCTGAGAATCTTCTGGATGGTCTCCAGCTCTCCTTTGTCTTCATCAGTAATTGGACCCAAAGGTACGACCATGAGGAAAGCATGGACTccagagtcacagagagagacacagtggaaAGTCTCACGCATCACTTCCTCCTGAGTGAGATGTGTTCCATACAGAGCAGGCAGCTCGATGAGGGTGACCGGCCGACCacacacctctccttctctcttcacaCACACTGAGGAGGAGCTGGACTTTGGACTGGACTCTGTCTGACCCAGTATGGCATTGGCTATAGAAGTCTTCCCAGCTCCTCTTCTGCCACACAGCACCACGTTCAGTCTCTGAGCCTTTGGTGTCATGGTATCATGTGTCGTCTCTTCATTGGAGGTGAGGTATCTCCATTCATTCTCCTCTACCATCTTTTCTATCTTTTGAGTTAACTTTTTGTGGTCACTTCCTTGTTTGTACATTTCATGATGCCTTCCTCCACATTCTTCAATCATTTGTCTCAGATGAGGATTTCCTGTGACTTCCTCGTGAGTAATAATCACCATTGAGTACTTGAAGGCCTCTTTACCAAATATGCTCAGGATCAACTTGAATGtgtttctgttctcctctgtgaaCTCCTCAGGCTTCAACACCAGCAGGACCCCATGAGGCCCAGGAGCAGAGAGGGACttacatctctccatctcctgcaTCAGGGACTCCACAGGCAGAGCAAAGAAGTCTGGAGTCTTTACAACAGTAACAGACTTGCCATTCACCTTCCCACTGGCTGACTCACATTGCTGTATTTTGGTAAACAAACTAGCAGAGAGGCCTATTCCTGGAAAAGCCCCTTGCTGTAGGATAATGTTCCCCACTGTTTTCTTCTTGTCGTCACTCCTCCCCAGCAACACTATCCTGAGTTGAGACTCTGTAAATTATATGTACACATTGATTAATATAAAGATATGCAGATAAAACATAATGTAGTTTATCAATATTCATACTGGATTGTACCTGATGCAAATTAAAATGGGCCCTTTTATTGTGATGCTTGTGATTAAAAAGCTTGACAGCAATAGACAGTAATATTAAGTAAGTACATGTGGATTAAATCCTCAATTAATCTAATATGATGTCCTACTATTACAACATATTACATGACCCATGTACCAATGTCCCAATGAATTCTACTAACATAATCTAACTTCATTATAAAAAATGAACATTTTGAATTCCTGCTCTGCAAGATGAGTACATCATAGTTAGTCAAGTGAATAAGAAAACAGTTATCTATTTACTTTCACATGTACATTCAACCTACCCATCTGTTATATCGTTTTTTCCTATCAAGATAGACAttttgaaaacagagcttcaaaAATAATGATAATTTGGACAAATTTTAACTGATCCGTAGCCATCCCACTTTAATATAGAAGTGGCAACATGGTGTAAACGAGAATGAATTTCATTTTTCCCGTTTCAAGTCCAAATCATCCTAAAGTGTCTGAAATTGATTGTAGTTCAATGAAGTTACTTTAACAACGATTTTAATCTTGTTTACAGTGGCCAGGTAAACACAACCAAAGCATGGGTTGCTGTCTTACCTTTTCCAAAAAGTGCTGACAGGGTAATGTGGGGGGACTATCACTATAATACTGTCAACTTATATTCAATGCTCATCTCACTATAACTTTTGTCAATGTGCTGTATACTTACCAACTTCTGTAAATGTATCAAAATTGTACAATTGTGCTGAAACTCCTTGTTCCAAAACAGCCTTTCCACGTTCTTCCTCAGAGGTAGATTTGAGACTTCCATCAGTTTTACTCCTGTGGATTTCCTCTTTCCCTTGTACCATGCCACTTGTATCTTCAAATACATCACAGGTGAGATAGTCTCCTCCATTCTCCTTTACAATCTTGTCAACATCTGCTATAAGTTGAGTGCGGTCACTGAGGTGCATGAGGTGCTGCCTCCCTCTACAGGCTCTGACCATCTGATTCAGAGGGTGATCCTCATCCATGTGTCCCCTCTTGTCTTCATGAGTTGTCAGTACCATTGAGTAGTCAAAGGACCGGTCACTGAGGGTGTCTAGGATGGTCCTGAttctgtctccctcttcctgtgtgaacTCCTCAGGCTGCAGCACCAACAGGAACACATGAGGTCCCGGGTCAGACAGAGTGACACACCAACGCAGTTCCTCTGAGAGTTTGTCATGTGACATGTTAGGGTCTAACAGGTCTG is a genomic window containing:
- the LOC139400701 gene encoding trichohyalin-like, producing MECSSTECIRVVLIGKTGNGKSASANTILGRDEFESESSTDSVTTVCKKAVGKVDGRTVSVVDTPGLFDTTLSNEDVQKEIVKCVSLSAPGPHVFIIVLSIGRITQEELDTLDLIETTFGPRAGMFCLVLFTRGDDLGKKSIQDFIGKSKSAKLKKLIRDCRDRFHVFNNRVEDDRTQVTELIKKINEMVSMNKGSFYTNEMFQEAEAAIKHKQEAILKEREMEIKADMEKLKRLKVQEERQLREKLMREREEAIRKEHEDKEKAEKEEREDKKRKEDEKLKKEIWDTEKEKMEKEIKTQEIKLKNLQKEKEEEYNMRIEKLRKEEKDREEQLQNQERKFDKLKRKQEEEIKMRQKEEDEMRKKEEKERQEWQSKIEEAEKGQTELQEVMRSEKEEWEEQLKKERDRQQEEERLRRQMEADTLVEQEKKQRRLREEFERERERDRIKMKESEAQRRETEQKERDRIEQDFEEKRRELTDKMTTQREQWEKERGEEQERRFQEDVNRRVEERLRLRKLEETFHQEREEENRRKEKEDKVRREQEEKKWKEMRADYERKTKEKKDKYEQEARAQAEEINFFRETLSESPTELRIVLLGKNGSKKSAVGNVILDRGAFDPNYVHNHCERARGQVEDKHIAVINTPDLLDPNMSHDKLSEELRWCVTLSDPGPHVFLLVLQPEEFTQEEGDRIRTILDTLSDRSFDYSMVLTTHEDKRGHMDEDHPLNQMVRACRGRQHLMHLSDRTQLIADVDKIVKENGGDYLTCDVFEDTSGMVQGKEEIHRKSQLRIVLLGRSDDKKKTVGNIILQQGAFPGIGLSASLFTKIQQCESASGKVNGKSVTVVKTPDFFALPVESLMQEMERCKSLSAPGPHGVLLVLKPEEFTEENRNTFKLILSIFGKEAFKYSMVIITHEEVTGNPHLRQMIEECGGRHHEMYKQGSDHKKLTQKIEKMVEENEWRYLTSNEETTHDTMTPKAQRLNVVLCGRRGAGKTSIANAILGQTESSPKSSSSSVCVKREGEVCGRPVTLIELPALYGTHLTQEEVMRETFHCVSLCDSGVHAFLMVVPLGPITDEDKGELETIQKILSSRVNDFVMVLFRQDNIPVDKTAVDFVEQNADTKQLIKICGGRFKIFDASKTGNAKQTTELVTEIVKMMDQNRTCYTLYMYMEAKHQSELDQNRRIKDLEERIRNMSQGAEMECSSTECIRVVLIGKTGNGKSSSANTILGRDEFKSKSSTDSVTTVCKKAVGKVDGRTVSVVDTPGLFDTTLSNKDVQKEIVKCVSLSAPGPHVFIIVLTIGRITKEELDTLDLIEKTFGPRAGMFCLVLFTRGGDLKNESIQDYIGESKIAKLHKLIRDCGDRFHVFNNNNDNNCTQVTELIKKMNKMVSMNKGSFYTNEMFQEAEAAIKQKQEAILKEREAEIKADMEKLKVGHESDMEKMKSKLEEERLKVQRERQLRENMLREREEAIRKEHGDKEKAEKEERELEDKKRKEDEKLKKEIWDTEKEKMEKEIKTQEIKLKNLQKEKEEEYNMRIEKLRKEEKDREERQINQEWKFDKLKREQEEEIKMRQKEEDERRKKEEEERQEWQRKIEEAEKGQTELQEVMRSEKEEWEEQLKKERDRQQEEERLRRQKEVQTLVEQEEKQRRLREEFERERERDRIKMKESEDQRRETEQKERERIEKDFEEKRRELTDKMTTQREQWERERGEEHERRIQEDVNRRVEERLRLRKLEETFHQEREEENRRKEKEDKVRREQEEKKWKEMRADYERKTKEMMDKYEQEARRLAEEMNTFKEKYENDFQKLLDQHEEEKEKLILKHKVEYDLLNALYGHDKTKLTEKINELQETHEEEIKHLYKCVV